TCGAGCTCCGCAACGACTGCGCGCAGAGCCTCGGTGTCGGGGTACTCGGGCTGCTGCGCCGCGGGCAGGTCTCGCCAGGTGTTGCCAGCGCTCGCGCTGGTCTTAGCGTTCACGGTCACGGCCCCAACATTACGGGGTCGTGTCGGGCGTCCATCCGTCTGCTCATCAAGTGAGACGGGGTTCGCTCGTTCGGGTCCGGTGGGCGGAATGGCCGGTCCGCGCGCCGGTTCATGATCTGCCCGTGTCCTCTGGTGTATGGTCCGTCGCATGTTCGCGCACTCGACCCAGAACCAGAACTGGTGGTGGCCCGCTCACCCGGCGGCCCACTGACTGCGCGTACGCAGACTTCGCGAAGGCCGCCCGAGGGGCGGCCTTCGGTGTTTTCGCGGACTTCCGCGGACTTCCCTCGCCGGGCCGTTCCTCCCGATCACTGATCCAGTCATCGATCGATGGAAGAGGAACGAAGAACGATGCGACTCGACCGGCTCCTGCACGACAACCGCCCGTTCGCCCTGCTCCGCCGCCGCACTCCGGGCCACGACCACGATGTGGTCGAGCTGCTGCTCGGCCCGGTGACCACGTACGAGCGGCTCGCCGACATCCCCGAGGAGGGACTCGCCCTCATCCCCTTCCGCCAGATCCGCGAGCGCGGCTTCGACGTCCGCGACGACGGCACTCCCCTCTCGGTGCTCACGCCCGAGGAGCGTCACGAACTCCCGCTGGCGGAGGCTCTGGCCCAGCTCCCCGCGCATGAGGTGCGGGTCGAGGGCGGTGGCTTCGACGTCGGTGACGAGGAGTACGCGGACATCGTCGGGCGGGTGCTGCGGGAGGAGATCGGGCGGGGCGAGGGGGCGAACTTCGTCATCCGGCGGACGTACGAGGGT
This genomic interval from Streptomyces sp. B21-083 contains the following:
- a CDS encoding trp operon leader peptide, with the protein product MFAHSTQNQNWWWPAHPAAH